A single window of Candidatus Methylomirabilota bacterium DNA harbors:
- a CDS encoding transcriptional repressor has protein sequence MRTIPKSPDAALRAHGLRLTGPRRVILEVLRDTESHPTAEWVYRLVRRRLPRVSLGTVYRNLRLLVAEGLAAEIPGPHARFDANMDAHHHFTCVRCGRIVDVDGPLAEPHAEALRVRIAARTGLAITHHRIEFFGRCPQCRSAKARPHRPRRSP, from the coding sequence ATGAGAACCATTCCTAAGAGTCCCGATGCGGCCCTCCGCGCCCACGGTCTCCGGCTGACGGGCCCGCGGCGGGTGATCCTCGAGGTGCTGCGCGACACGGAGTCGCACCCGACGGCCGAGTGGGTGTACCGCCTCGTGCGCCGCCGGCTGCCCCGCGTCAGCCTCGGCACGGTCTACCGCAACCTGCGTCTCCTCGTCGCCGAAGGGTTGGCGGCCGAGATTCCGGGTCCCCACGCCCGGTTCGACGCCAACATGGACGCGCACCACCACTTCACGTGCGTGCGCTGCGGCCGGATCGTGGACGTCGACGGCCCGCTGGCCGAGCCCCACGCCGAGGCGCTCCGCGTGCGGATCGCGGCGCGCACCGGACTCGCCATCACGCACCACCGCATCGAGTTCTTCGGCCGCTGTCCGCAGTGCCGGTCCGCGAAGGCCCGGCCGCACCGGCCGCGACGTTCACCGTAG
- the uvrA gene encoding excinuclease ABC subunit UvrA, whose translation MAQPLWLRIEGARQNNLKNVTLAIPHDRVTVVTGVSGSGKSSLAFDTIFAEGQWRYIESLSAYARMFLERLDRPDVDRIEHIRPAIALEQKNPVRTARSTVGTATELHDYLRLLFAKVGRVHCPTCGSEARSDSAERVADELIRDHPGAGALVCFPLPAAPRPDPKAFVAALVQRGFARIKVGETLLDLAEAQSPAVTLPALDGQPVQVVLDRVTLSPGSRRRITESLETALGEGDGRAAVEIVGHGPLTVSREFRCPRCEMPLARPQPLLFSFNHPLGACPECKGFGNILRYDEALVVPDPSRSLGEGAVAPWSQPSGRRYQKQLLKAAKKRGVDISRPYALLAQKDRDWIYQGGDDFPGIQGFFEEIEGYRYKLHVRVFLSRYRSQWPCPRCGGARLRPEALTVTVGGATIADWNAKTVEDLNAFLESISFTPWEAAVGREALKLLRAKLSFLQRVGLGYLTLGRQTRTLSGGEAQRINLANQLGAQLVGTLYVLDEPSIGLHARDTERLAELCRELAQAGNTVIIVEHDRSFIESADYLVEMGPGSGERGGAVVFAGTQAEFAKDPRSLTAAYLTGRESIPLPLTRREGRRALVIRGAREHNLKNLTVRIPLHTLTCVTGVSGSGKSTLVHDTLYRVLARHFKIEPARPGAHDEVRGVEFVKGIHLIDQEPIGRTPRSNPVTYVKAFDEIRKLFAGLPRAKALGLAAGAFSFNVPGGRCEACQGDGLQKLEMYFFEDVYVTCQECEGRRYRPDVLQVTYKNRNISQVLRQTVDEAVEFFAAQPVLARRLKGLQEVGLGYLRLGQPATTLSGGEAQRLKIAAELSAKLASDMLYILDEPTTGLHLDDVKKLLVVLNRLVDAGNTVLVVEHHLDVVKTADWVIDLGPEGGAAGGEIVAEGTPEQVAQSVGSYTGKFLRDLLPRPNGLPRPNGRTAPGATE comes from the coding sequence ATGGCGCAGCCCCTCTGGCTTCGGATCGAGGGAGCCAGGCAGAACAACCTGAAGAACGTCACGCTCGCCATCCCGCACGACCGGGTGACGGTCGTGACCGGCGTGTCGGGCTCGGGCAAGTCCTCCCTCGCCTTCGACACGATCTTCGCCGAGGGGCAGTGGCGCTACATCGAATCCCTGTCGGCCTACGCCCGCATGTTCCTCGAGCGGCTCGACCGGCCCGACGTGGATCGCATCGAGCACATCCGCCCGGCGATCGCGCTCGAGCAGAAGAACCCGGTACGCACCGCGCGCTCCACCGTCGGCACGGCGACCGAGCTCCACGACTACCTGCGCCTGCTCTTCGCGAAGGTCGGGCGCGTCCACTGCCCCACATGCGGCAGCGAGGCGAGGAGCGACTCGGCCGAGCGCGTGGCGGACGAGCTGATCCGCGACCACCCGGGCGCGGGCGCCCTGGTCTGCTTTCCCCTGCCGGCCGCGCCGCGCCCCGATCCGAAGGCATTCGTGGCCGCCCTCGTGCAGCGCGGCTTCGCCCGCATCAAGGTGGGAGAGACGCTGCTCGACCTGGCCGAGGCGCAGTCGCCGGCGGTCACTCTGCCTGCCCTCGACGGCCAGCCCGTCCAGGTCGTGCTCGACCGCGTGACGCTTTCGCCCGGGAGCCGGCGCCGCATTACCGAGTCGCTCGAGACGGCTCTCGGCGAGGGCGACGGGCGCGCCGCCGTGGAGATCGTGGGACATGGCCCGCTGACGGTGAGCCGCGAGTTCCGCTGCCCGCGCTGCGAGATGCCCCTCGCGCGGCCCCAACCCCTCCTCTTCTCGTTCAACCATCCGCTCGGCGCCTGCCCCGAGTGCAAGGGCTTCGGTAACATCCTGCGTTACGACGAAGCGCTCGTCGTGCCCGACCCCTCGCGCAGCCTCGGCGAGGGCGCCGTCGCGCCCTGGTCGCAGCCCTCGGGGCGCCGGTACCAGAAGCAGCTCCTGAAGGCGGCCAAGAAGCGGGGCGTGGACATCTCGCGCCCCTACGCCCTACTCGCCCAGAAGGACCGCGACTGGATCTATCAGGGCGGCGACGACTTCCCCGGGATCCAGGGCTTCTTCGAGGAGATCGAGGGCTACCGGTACAAGCTCCACGTTCGCGTCTTCCTCTCCCGCTACCGCAGCCAGTGGCCCTGCCCGCGCTGCGGCGGGGCGCGGCTCCGTCCCGAGGCGCTGACGGTCACGGTCGGGGGCGCCACCATCGCCGACTGGAACGCCAAGACCGTCGAGGACCTCAACGCCTTCCTGGAGTCCATCAGCTTCACGCCGTGGGAGGCGGCGGTGGGGCGCGAGGCGCTCAAGCTGCTGCGCGCCAAGCTCTCCTTCCTCCAGCGAGTCGGGCTCGGCTACCTGACCCTCGGCCGCCAGACGCGCACGCTCTCGGGCGGCGAGGCCCAGCGCATTAACCTCGCCAACCAGCTGGGGGCGCAGCTGGTGGGCACGCTGTACGTGCTCGACGAGCCCTCGATCGGGCTCCACGCGCGCGACACCGAGCGGCTGGCCGAGCTCTGCCGCGAGCTGGCGCAGGCGGGCAACACCGTCATCATCGTCGAGCACGACCGGTCCTTCATCGAGTCCGCCGACTACCTGGTCGAGATGGGGCCGGGATCGGGCGAGCGTGGCGGCGCGGTCGTCTTCGCGGGTACCCAGGCCGAGTTCGCCAAGGACCCGCGCTCGCTCACCGCCGCGTACCTGACCGGCCGGGAGAGCATCCCGCTGCCCCTGACGCGGCGTGAGGGGCGTCGTGCCCTCGTGATCCGCGGCGCGCGTGAGCACAACTTGAAAAATCTGACCGTGCGCATCCCGCTCCATACCCTCACCTGCGTCACGGGCGTCTCGGGCTCCGGCAAGTCCACGCTCGTCCACGACACGCTCTACCGCGTGCTGGCGCGCCACTTCAAGATCGAGCCGGCGCGTCCCGGCGCCCATGACGAAGTCCGCGGGGTGGAGTTCGTCAAGGGCATCCACCTGATCGACCAGGAACCCATCGGCCGCACGCCGCGCTCGAACCCCGTCACCTACGTCAAGGCCTTCGACGAGATCCGCAAGCTCTTCGCCGGGCTGCCGCGGGCCAAGGCGCTTGGGCTCGCCGCGGGCGCCTTCTCCTTCAACGTGCCCGGCGGACGCTGCGAGGCCTGCCAGGGCGACGGCCTGCAGAAGCTCGAGATGTACTTCTTCGAGGACGTCTACGTCACCTGCCAAGAGTGCGAAGGACGGCGGTACCGCCCGGACGTGCTGCAGGTCACCTACAAGAACCGCAACATCAGCCAGGTGCTGCGGCAGACGGTGGACGAGGCCGTCGAGTTCTTCGCGGCGCAGCCGGTCCTCGCGCGGCGGCTCAAGGGGCTGCAGGAGGTGGGCCTGGGCTATCTCCGCCTCGGCCAGCCGGCGACGACGCTCTCCGGCGGCGAGGCCCAGCGCCTCAAGATCGCGGCGGAGCTCTCCGCCAAGCTCGCCTCGGACATGCTCTACATCCTCGACGAGCCGACGACGGGCCTGCACCTGGACGACGTGAAGAAGCTCCTCGTGGTGCTCAACCGCCTCGTGGACGCGGGCAACACGGTCCTCGTGGTGGAGCACCATCTCGACGTCGTCAAGACGGCGGATTGGGTCATTGACCTCGGCCCCGAGGGCGGCGCGGCCGGCGGCGAGATCGTCGCCGAAGGCACGCCTGAGCAGGTCGCCCAAAGCGTCGGCTCGTACACCGGCAAGTTCCTGCGCGATCTCCTGCCGCGGCCCAACGGCCTGCCGCGGCCCAATGGAAGGACGGCGCCGGGCGCCACTGAGTGA
- a CDS encoding rubrerythrin family protein gives MAGKSLKGTKSHENLKEAFAGESQANRRYVYFARVADIEGFPDMAGLFKDTADAETGHAFGHMDFLKEVGDPATGEPFGKTEANLKSAVAGETYEYTQMYPGMAKTARDEGFAELAEWFETLAKAEKSHAGRFAKGLKQIAGKDPAEAI, from the coding sequence ATGGCAGGCAAGAGCCTCAAGGGCACCAAGAGCCACGAGAACCTCAAGGAAGCGTTCGCCGGCGAATCGCAGGCGAACCGCCGGTACGTCTACTTCGCCCGCGTGGCGGACATCGAGGGTTTCCCGGACATGGCAGGCCTTTTCAAGGACACTGCCGACGCCGAGACCGGCCACGCCTTCGGGCACATGGACTTCCTGAAGGAAGTCGGCGACCCGGCGACGGGGGAGCCGTTCGGCAAGACCGAGGCGAACCTCAAGTCGGCCGTCGCGGGTGAGACCTACGAGTACACGCAGATGTACCCGGGCATGGCCAAGACCGCGCGCGACGAGGGCTTCGCCGAGCTGGCGGAGTGGTTCGAGACGCTGGCCAAGGCTGAGAAGTCGCACGCGGGCCGCTTCGCCAAGGGGCTGAAACAGATCGCGGGCAAGGACCCGGCCGAGGCGATCTAG